One stretch of Jiangella gansuensis DSM 44835 DNA includes these proteins:
- a CDS encoding TadE/TadG family type IV pilus assembly protein, which yields MNRAQRGSATLELAVLAPGLLLIIALLALAGRHAVADAAVERAAADAARAASLERTAAAGREAAVDVARASLTDQGLSCLRTTVDVDVTGLRAPAGTRGQVTVTVSCPLRVSDLQLPVPSLMIRSSAVSPVDTYRER from the coding sequence GTGAACAGGGCGCAACGGGGGTCGGCCACGCTGGAGCTCGCCGTTCTGGCACCGGGGCTGCTCCTGATCATCGCCCTGCTCGCACTGGCCGGGCGACATGCGGTGGCGGATGCCGCCGTCGAGCGCGCCGCCGCCGACGCAGCACGTGCGGCGTCGCTGGAACGCACTGCCGCGGCCGGGCGCGAGGCCGCAGTCGATGTGGCACGGGCCTCGTTGACAGACCAAGGCCTGTCCTGCCTGCGCACGACGGTGGACGTGGACGTGACCGGTCTCCGTGCGCCGGCAGGGACCCGAGGGCAGGTGACGGTCACGGTCAGCTGCCCGCTGCGGGTCAGCGACCTTCAACTGCCGGTTCCATCGCTGATGATCCGGTCCTCGGCCGTCAGTCCCGTCGACACCTACCGGGAGAGATGA
- a CDS encoding SAF domain-containing protein: MAQTARADTTDHAFEPTFSGITHPERRYRRRPALIGLGVGLLAACGAGAAYLAQSLGDTMPVLALTETVHRGQVIETQHLTTARAAPDPALQPVAAAELDRVVGRRAATDLVGGTLLTAAAVTSAPIPSSGQSVVGVAVTEAQLPRFELNAGDRIRVFGTPNPGDRPSDDHTEGIPATVVGVSGLLDSGHVVVDVVVSDDVAGTLIAHVATGRVGIALDAPHTEEEP; encoded by the coding sequence ATGGCGCAGACCGCTCGGGCAGACACCACCGACCATGCCTTCGAGCCCACGTTCTCTGGCATCACCCATCCGGAGCGCCGATACCGACGGCGGCCGGCCCTCATCGGCCTCGGAGTCGGTCTTCTGGCCGCCTGCGGCGCCGGTGCGGCGTACCTCGCCCAGTCCTTGGGTGACACCATGCCGGTGCTGGCGCTGACCGAGACCGTCCATCGAGGCCAGGTCATCGAGACCCAGCACCTCACGACCGCCCGGGCGGCGCCCGACCCCGCCCTGCAGCCGGTCGCCGCGGCCGAGCTCGACCGTGTCGTCGGACGACGGGCGGCCACGGATCTCGTCGGCGGCACCCTACTCACGGCGGCGGCCGTGACGTCCGCGCCGATCCCTTCCTCCGGACAGAGCGTGGTGGGGGTCGCGGTCACCGAGGCGCAGCTGCCTCGATTCGAGCTGAACGCGGGTGACCGGATCCGCGTCTTCGGTACTCCCAACCCTGGCGACCGGCCATCGGACGATCACACCGAGGGGATCCCTGCCACCGTCGTCGGCGTCTCCGGGCTTCTCGACTCCGGCCACGTGGTCGTGGACGTCGTCGTGAGTGACGACGTTGCGGGAACGCTCATCGCCCACGTCGCCACCGGCCGCGTCGGTATCGCCCTCGATGCGCCCCACACCGAGGAGGAGCCGTGA
- a CDS encoding type II secretion system F family protein, translating to MRPVLAAVTTIAGLGGLTATGWGLVKRPADLGAPRRRPVRHLLASLRGHTPAQRRARERIALAAGIGVVGWLVTGWMLAVVVLPAAVWGLPVLLQTSTSKADIERLEALSDWAQNLSSVLGVGVGIEQAITSSLRSAPAPIRSDVARLVARLQARWDTEAALRAFADDLDDATGDFLTAALLLGAHRRGDQLSNVLDGLAAAVRDDVRARRGVDAEQAKGRTTARLVTLISAVGLTLMLLTPHADPYRTGTGQLILLVLLACYVGCLVWMRRMTMAPRQPRILATEEAR from the coding sequence ATGAGACCAGTGCTGGCCGCCGTCACCACGATTGCTGGCCTCGGTGGCCTGACGGCCACCGGATGGGGCTTGGTCAAGCGGCCGGCCGACCTCGGCGCACCGCGGCGCAGACCAGTGCGACACCTTCTCGCGTCCTTGCGCGGACACACGCCCGCCCAGCGTCGGGCTCGCGAGCGCATCGCTCTCGCCGCCGGCATCGGCGTCGTCGGCTGGCTGGTCACGGGCTGGATGCTGGCCGTCGTCGTGCTGCCCGCCGCGGTCTGGGGGTTGCCGGTGCTGCTGCAGACCTCGACGAGCAAGGCCGACATCGAGCGGCTCGAAGCGCTCAGCGACTGGGCGCAGAACCTGTCCAGCGTCCTCGGCGTGGGCGTCGGCATCGAACAGGCCATCACCTCGAGCCTGCGGTCGGCTCCGGCACCCATCAGGTCCGACGTCGCCCGGCTCGTCGCCCGTCTGCAGGCGCGCTGGGACACGGAGGCCGCGCTCCGGGCGTTCGCGGACGATCTCGACGACGCCACCGGCGACTTCCTGACCGCGGCGCTGCTCCTCGGCGCGCACCGTCGCGGCGATCAGCTCAGCAACGTGCTGGACGGACTGGCCGCTGCTGTCCGCGACGACGTCCGGGCGCGGCGCGGCGTCGACGCCGAGCAGGCCAAAGGCAGGACCACCGCCCGCCTGGTGACGCTGATCAGCGCCGTCGGTCTCACTCTGATGCTGCTCACGCCGCATGCCGACCCCTACCGGACCGGCACCGGCCAACTCATCCTGCTGGTCCTGCTGGCCTGCTACGTCGGGTGTCTGGTCTGGATGCGCCGCATGACCATGGCCCCACGTCAGCCGCGCATCCTCGCCACCGAGGAGGCGCGATGA
- a CDS encoding CpaF family protein: MTESSPAGSITGLPIFQPPAGFGADPPTGETATAPRPSTRDLLAAMPPVRTSTTVRAEVVGSDTLVDVDWSLVREFRQQAAARLSDRVDENASEDERRAIGSEVIAALLEDHLRRAVTSGLPAFPEDHQAVLARAVFDALFGLGPLQPLVDDPGVENIEVYGAEPVVVIDGDGRITRRPPIVETDDELIDMLTFLASRGGTSERNFSTASPSLHLHLHGGHRLAASGWTTHQPVVVIRRHRLVDIDLDDLVARGSLTEPAARFLRTAVRSRRSIVVSGSMGAGKTTLTRALANEIDPEEKLGTIETEYELGLHHMRDRHRRVIAWEARPGSGERGADGRAVGEITLDDLVYDALRMNLDRLIVGEVRGREVLPMFKAMQAGAGSLSTIHAHGARAAIERLVTCALEAGQHISPEFAYRQIAQHVDLIVHVELRRDDTHRRRQITEIIALEPGERGMPAVTDVFLSGPDGRLTPASTPSWLARPVEVLS, from the coding sequence ATGACCGAGTCGTCCCCTGCCGGGAGCATCACCGGCCTGCCCATCTTCCAGCCACCGGCCGGGTTCGGGGCGGACCCGCCCACCGGTGAAACCGCCACTGCGCCCCGCCCGAGCACCCGCGATCTCCTGGCCGCGATGCCGCCGGTCCGCACCTCCACCACCGTGCGCGCCGAGGTCGTCGGCTCGGACACCCTTGTCGACGTCGACTGGTCGCTGGTTCGTGAGTTCCGCCAGCAGGCTGCCGCCCGGCTCTCCGACCGAGTCGACGAGAACGCCTCCGAAGACGAGCGGCGCGCTATCGGCAGCGAGGTCATCGCCGCACTCCTGGAGGACCATCTCCGGCGCGCCGTCACCAGTGGCCTACCGGCGTTCCCGGAGGACCACCAAGCCGTTCTCGCACGCGCCGTCTTCGACGCGCTGTTCGGGCTCGGCCCCCTGCAGCCGCTCGTCGACGACCCTGGCGTGGAGAACATCGAGGTCTACGGCGCCGAGCCGGTGGTCGTCATCGACGGCGACGGCCGCATCACCCGCCGCCCGCCCATCGTCGAGACCGACGACGAACTCATCGACATGCTGACGTTCCTCGCCTCCCGCGGCGGTACGAGTGAGCGCAACTTCTCCACGGCCAGCCCGAGCCTGCATCTGCACCTTCACGGTGGGCACCGGCTCGCCGCATCAGGCTGGACGACACACCAGCCGGTGGTCGTCATCAGACGACACCGGCTGGTCGACATCGACCTGGACGATCTCGTCGCCCGAGGGTCGCTGACCGAGCCGGCCGCGAGGTTCCTCCGCACCGCCGTCCGGTCCCGTCGCAGCATCGTCGTCTCCGGCTCCATGGGCGCCGGAAAGACCACCTTGACCAGGGCGTTGGCCAATGAGATCGACCCCGAGGAGAAGCTCGGCACCATCGAGACGGAGTACGAGCTCGGGCTGCATCACATGCGCGACCGGCACCGCCGGGTCATCGCATGGGAGGCGCGGCCCGGCAGCGGCGAGCGCGGAGCGGACGGGCGGGCCGTCGGCGAGATCACCCTCGACGACCTCGTCTACGACGCCCTGCGCATGAACCTCGATCGGCTGATCGTCGGTGAGGTCCGGGGCCGCGAGGTCCTGCCGATGTTCAAAGCCATGCAGGCCGGCGCGGGATCCCTGTCCACCATCCACGCGCACGGTGCCCGCGCCGCCATCGAACGACTGGTCACCTGCGCCTTGGAAGCAGGCCAGCACATCTCGCCGGAGTTCGCGTATCGCCAGATCGCCCAGCACGTCGACCTCATCGTGCATGTCGAGCTGCGGCGCGACGACACCCATCGGCGCCGGCAGATCACCGAGATCATCGCGTTGGAGCCGGGCGAACGCGGAATGCCCGCGGTGACCGACGTGTTCCTGTCCGGCCCCGACGGGCGGCTGACCCCGGCCTCGACGCCGTCCTGGCTGGCGAGACCGGTCGAGGTGCTGTCATGA
- a CDS encoding type II secretion system F family protein, with translation MTTTQSAVLLGLLAGAGLLMILRELIGRPTRRPHPVHTARRLTGADASAGDPVGSDDGWAGRVGRVMLRRAGGWALLHVPHRDLALLRRSVPQFLGERAVCAGIGMLLPAAGSAMLAVSGVTLPVTVPTVTGVVAAVAMSFLPLANVADLARAKRAEFRRAMTSYIDLVALERAAGAGTTQALESAARIGESWAFHRLRDELAHARWSGVPAWEALRAVGDDLRLPDLADTADVMRMSAVEGATVYDVLRARASAMRSEILATDQARAGARTERATAPLAATSVVFMLLLATPVAMRIG, from the coding sequence ATGACGACCACGCAATCCGCCGTTCTGCTCGGCCTGCTGGCCGGTGCCGGGTTGCTCATGATCTTGCGCGAGCTGATCGGTCGCCCGACGCGGCGCCCGCATCCGGTGCACACCGCGCGCCGGCTCACCGGCGCGGACGCATCTGCCGGCGACCCCGTCGGCTCCGACGACGGATGGGCCGGCCGGGTGGGCCGGGTGATGCTGCGCCGCGCCGGTGGCTGGGCCCTGCTCCATGTGCCGCACAGGGATCTCGCGCTGCTACGCAGGAGCGTTCCGCAGTTCCTCGGTGAGCGCGCCGTGTGCGCAGGCATCGGAATGCTGCTGCCCGCGGCCGGCTCGGCGATGCTCGCCGTCAGTGGCGTGACGCTGCCCGTCACCGTACCGACGGTCACCGGCGTCGTGGCCGCGGTCGCCATGTCGTTCCTCCCGCTGGCCAATGTCGCCGACCTGGCCAGGGCGAAGCGAGCCGAGTTCCGCCGGGCGATGACCAGCTACATCGATCTCGTCGCCCTGGAGCGCGCCGCCGGTGCCGGGACCACGCAGGCGTTGGAGTCGGCGGCCCGCATCGGCGAGTCGTGGGCGTTCCACCGGCTGCGCGACGAGCTCGCGCATGCCCGCTGGTCCGGCGTTCCGGCGTGGGAGGCCTTACGCGCCGTCGGTGACGACCTCCGCCTGCCCGACCTCGCCGACACGGCCGACGTGATGCGGATGTCCGCCGTCGAAGGCGCCACGGTGTACGACGTCCTGCGGGCGCGAGCCTCGGCGATGCGCAGCGAGATCCTCGCTACCGATCAGGCCCGGGCCGGCGCCAGAACCGAACGTGCCACCGCGCCACTGGCTGCCACGTCGGTGGTGTTCATGTTGCTACTCGCCACGCCGGTGGCCATGCGGATCGGGTGA
- a CDS encoding TadE family protein: MVEHRRAAERGSATLETVILWPAVFLLIFGMVHGAIWFHARNVALAAAQEGARAASVADGAGGAARAATFLGDRAAVVRVDDIRESSDGDTVTVTVTGTSTTLIPGWRVDVRQSATAPIRRWTGP; this comes from the coding sequence ATGGTCGAGCACCGACGGGCGGCTGAACGCGGCTCGGCAACCCTGGAGACGGTGATCCTCTGGCCAGCCGTCTTCCTGCTGATCTTCGGCATGGTCCACGGCGCCATCTGGTTTCATGCCCGCAACGTCGCCCTGGCTGCTGCCCAGGAGGGCGCTCGTGCCGCCAGTGTGGCCGACGGTGCCGGCGGGGCGGCGCGCGCGGCCACGTTCCTCGGCGACCGCGCCGCGGTGGTGCGGGTCGATGACATCCGAGAATCCTCCGATGGCGACACCGTCACCGTCACGGTCACCGGCACGTCGACGACCCTGATCCCCGGCTGGCGTGTAGACGTCAGGCAGTCCGCGACCGCACCGATCAGGCGCTGGACCGGCCCGTGA
- a CDS encoding pilus assembly protein TadG-related protein yields the protein MTPVGGGDRHGPRSREAGGITLIFAVVTVALIAMVGLVFDGRAQMTAQQRADAVAAEAARAAGQEIDGSVVAGAAGLHRARAVAAARAHLAAAGVRGTVSVSGTRIVVRTDATEPAAILPIIGITTLEATGEATVEIATGL from the coding sequence GTGACGCCCGTAGGTGGCGGCGATCGCCACGGTCCGCGCAGTCGCGAGGCCGGCGGCATCACGCTGATCTTCGCGGTGGTCACTGTCGCGCTGATCGCGATGGTCGGTCTCGTGTTCGACGGGCGTGCTCAGATGACCGCCCAGCAGCGAGCCGACGCCGTCGCCGCCGAGGCCGCCCGGGCGGCCGGTCAGGAGATCGACGGCTCGGTCGTCGCCGGCGCGGCCGGCCTGCACCGAGCCAGGGCGGTGGCAGCCGCCCGTGCCCACCTGGCGGCCGCGGGAGTACGCGGAACGGTGTCGGTCAGCGGCACCAGAATCGTGGTGCGTACCGATGCCACGGAACCGGCCGCCATCCTGCCGATCATCGGCATCACCACACTCGAGGCGACCGGTGAAGCCACCGTGGAGATCGCGACGGGTCTGTGA